The Schizosaccharomyces pombe strain 972h- genome assembly, chromosome: I genome contains a region encoding:
- the cox4 gene encoding cytochrome c oxidase subunit IV, whose product MFMNSMLRVSRQRAAVRSTVSLYRGFVSASIRRNEQNVVKAAAQELANAKEPSDLIGPGGRDGEVPTDLEQATGLERYELLSELSGRDAFDMKPLDASRKGTLTDPIMVTSLDPYRHIGCTGSPSGSHNLIWMTVYKDKLRRCPECGSVYKLKFMGDPNAEHSH is encoded by the exons GCTTCGTGTCTCCAGACAAAGAGCAGCGGTCAGGAGTACTGTTTCTCTGTACCGTGGCTTTGTTTCTGCTTCAATCCGCCGTAATGAGCAAAACG TTGTAAAAGCCGCCGCTCAAGAATTAGCCAACGCTAAGGAACCTTCTGATTTGATCGGACCTGGTGGTCGTGACGGCGAGGTTCCAACTGATTTGGAGCAAGCCACTGGTTTGGAACGATATGAACTTTTATCAGAGCTTTCAGGGAGAGATGCATTTGATATGAAACCGTTGGATGCTTCTCGTAAAGGCACATTGACGGATCCTATAATGGTCACTTCTCTTGATCCTTACCGTCATATTGGCTGTACTGGTAGTCCTTCTGGTTCacataatttaatttggATGACTGTCTACAAAGACAAACTCCGCCGTTGTCCTGAATGCGGATCTGtatacaaattaaaattcatGGGAGATCCCAACGCTGAACACAGTCATTAG
- the sxa2 gene encoding serine carboxypeptidase Sxa2, translated as MLSLFLKSLFAIIIIELTIIHALPTYTVHWKCSIQQANTSSASSNQTVQPRQHAAPSSDRIKSLPEFKGSLPELYSGYLEANSDKSLFYTYAPAVVDSETFIVWLQGGPGCAGTLGFFSENGPIEISQSSPSPSLNPESWTNFANMLWLDQPFGTGYSQGQAAYTTTIEEASSDFVNALKSFYQKFPHLMKKKLYLVGESYGSIWSANFAEALLSEPSLNINFMGVGIVSGLTADYETQEQITASIWVEHISKLGYYFNNTSSTISEEFKKRNKECQYDSVLNRLTFPTEQYPIWRPEYNFSTSTSLRKREALDGEDIGNVFNSISGCDLYSLSNFLLYLENSCVITYDVSLDCSFNEYNDPLITYLNREDVRSSLHATKASTALTSGEGVFADGCNFDLYKKIVSNNVESVLVEIIPRLTEKYKVSFLAGALDLQILWTGTLLALQNTTWNGWQGFTQSPGSLETTNGFTLDERNLAFTLSNSVGHMAPSKDPQMVREWLENTLLY; from the coding sequence ATGCtgtctttatttttgaaatctctTTTTgctattataataattgaaTTGACTATCATTCACGCTTTACCAACTTACACTGTACATTGGAAATGCAGTATACAACAAGCCAACACGAGTTCTGCTTCCTCGAATCAGACTGTTCAACCTAGACAACACGCTGCTCCTTCTTCGGATCGAATTAAATCACTTCCTGAATTTAAGGGATCATTACCGGAATTATATTCTGGATACTTGGAAGCGAATTCCGATAAATCacttttttatacatatGCCCCTGCTGTTGTTGATTCGGAAACTTTCATAGTATGGCTTCAAGGAGGACCTGGATGCGCTGGAACATTAGGCTTTTTCAGTGAAAATGGACCCATTGAAATATCCCAAAGTAGCCCCTCACCATCCCTTAATCCTGAATCTTGGACAAACTTCGCCAACATGTTATGGTTAGATCAGCCATTTGGTACGGGGTACTCCCAAGGACAGGCGGCATATACAACTACGATTGAAGAAGCTTCTTCAGATTTTGTAAATGCCCTGAAATCATTTTACCAAAAGTTTCCCCActtaatgaagaaaaagctCTACCTTGTCGGCGAAAGCTACGGTAGCATATGGAGCGCCAATTTTGCAGAGGCATTACTTTCTGAACCATCtttgaatataaattttatggGCGTGGGAATCGTCAGTGGACTTACGGCGGACTACGAAACTCAAGAACAAATTACTGCTTCTATTTGGGTGGAACATATCAGCAAACTTGGATactattttaataatactTCTTCCACAATATCTGAAGAGTTTAAAAAGCGCAATAAAGAATGTCAATATGATTCAGTTTTGAACAGATTGACGTTTCCTACTGAACAATACCCAATATGGAGACCAGAGTACAACTTTAGCACATCTACTTCTCTAAGGAAGCGGGAAGCTCTCGATGGTGAAGACATTGGGAATGtatttaattcaatttctgGATGTGACTTGTATTCCCTTTCTaactttttactttatctAGAGAACAGCTGTGTCATAACTTATGATGTTAGCCTTGATTGTAGTTTCAATGAGTATAATGATCCCTTAATCACATACCTGAACAGAGAAGATGTTCGCTCTTCTTTACATGCTACGAAAGCTTCAACTGCGTTGACAAGCGGCGAGGGTGTCTTCGCAGACGGATGCAATTTTGACTTATACAAAAAGATTGTGAGTAACAACGTAGAATCAGTTCTCGTTGAAATAATTCCACGCTTAACAGAAAAATACAAAGTGTCTTTCTTAGCTGGGGCATTGgatcttcaaattctttgGACCGGAACTCTTTTGGCATTGCAAAATACAACATGGAATGGATGGCAGGGATTCACTCAATCTCCTGGAAGTTTAGAGACAACTAATGGATTTACTTTGGATGAACGTAACTTAGCCTTTACATTGTCCAACTCGGTTGGGCACATGGCTCCATCTAAAGACCCTCAAATGGTTAGAGAATGGCTTGAAAATACgttgctttattaa
- the mug65 gene encoding spore wall assembly protein, with translation MTESERTSHLDILYENQRGIMLCGVPYFSEKSLLNFDPAPWVDQHFVASPVSTKTATCPDPSWEWAWQRWYIDMSGDVDESGWQYGFSFTMNNWHGKPVSLHSFVRRRRWIRKRKKKELRRDELPLVPESFTISSSYPIQRSSTQTRSSFEDDSSDFDLSEVTTIPALLRALQDSRIDREKLEALATFLASASIDEKVYVKNCKKDLLKNFVFEHSCRKANELLNASLTAAEASTSQVALRESPTPQD, from the exons ATGACGGAATCTGAAAGGACTTCACATCTTGATATTCTCTACGAAAATCAACGTGG TATTATGCTATGTGGGGTACCCTATTTCTCTGAAAAATCATTGTTGAATTTTGACCCTGCTCCTTGGGTTGATCAGCATTTTGTTGCGTCTCCTGTCTCAACGAAAACAGCAACTTGTCCTGATCCTAGTTGGGAATGG GCATGGCAGCGTTGGTATATTGACATGTCCGGCGATGTCGATGAATCAGGTTGGCAGTATGGGTTTTCATTTACCATGAACAATTGGCATGGTAAACCGGTTTCTCTTCATTCGTTTGTTCGTCGCAGACGATGGATCCGGAAGCGAAAAAAG AAAGAATTGCGACGAGATGAACTTCCTCTTGTTCCAGAGTCCTTCACAATCTCCTCTTCATATCCCATACAAAGGTCAAGTACTCAAACACGAAGCAGCTTTGAAGATGATTCATCGGACTTTGATCTTTCAGAGGTTACCACCATTCCCGCCCTTTTACGCGCTCTTCAGGATAGTCGAATTGACCGTGAAAAATTGGAAGCCCTAGCAACCTTTTTGGCTTCCGCCAGTATAGATGAAAAGGTTTATGTAAAAAACTGCAAAAAGGACCTTCTCAAAaactttgtttttgaaCATAGTTGCCGTAAAGCTAATGAACTCCTAAATGCGTCGCTGACTGCGGCAGAAGCATCTACCTCCCAAGTGGCTTTACGAGAATCTCCAACTCCCCAGGATTGA
- the lcp1 gene encoding cyclin L family cyclin → MADSLVHSLASSSQLEAFDSFEYAEELCTLGSEWIQEAGVLLNLTQNCVIVCLILFRRYCTLYPPRVPDLDAIVMACVSIGSKTTETPASVQDICNVVVYLKERFKDTNFEARGFIAHDLYSEEMYSSRNRLSNMELEVLRALNFDTHIVIPHKLAIHYLQTLQLIDNKKLLQITWNFLNDASRTRLCVLYPPFSLACGCIAMAARVIGMKLPKDWYRVFDTTKEEIDSLTSILENFYKTSAIAHKTLYLIFTEQVSA, encoded by the exons ATGGCAGATTCTTTGGTACATTCCCTTGCCTCTTCTTCCCAGTTAGAAGCCTTTGATTCTTTTGAATATGCAGAGGAACTATGTACATTAGGTTCTGAATGGATTCAGGAAGCAGGCGTTCTTTTGAATCT AACTCAAAATTGTGTAattgtttgtttgattttgtttcgAAGATACTGCACACTTTATCCGCCGAGAGTTCCCGATCTTGATGCTATCGTTATGGCTTGTGTGTCCATTGGAAGTAAAACTACCGAAACTCCAGCTTCTGTACAAGACATATGTAATGTTGTAGTCTATCTTAAAGAGCGTTTCAAGGACACGAATTTTGAAGCACGAGGATTCATTGCTCACGATTTGTACAGTGAGGAGATGTATAGTTCCAGGAATAGATTATCAAACATGGAATTGGAGGTCTTACGAGCATTGAATTTTGATACCCATATTGTCATTCCTCACAAGCTGGCAATTCATTATCTACAAACATTACAGCTAATTGATaacaaaaagcttttacaaataacatggaattttttaaacgatGCTAGCCGAACTCGACTTTGCGTTTTGTATCCTCCGTTTAGTTTGGCATGCGGCTGCATCGCAATGGCAGCTAGAGTTATCGGTATGAAATTACCCAAAGACTGGTATCGAGTCTTTGATActacaaaagaagaaatcgATTCTTTAACAAgcattttggaaaatttttataaaacaagCGCTATTGCTCATAAAACATTGTATCTCATTTTTACTGAGCAAGTTTCTGCTTAA